The following coding sequences lie in one Rhodohalobacter barkolensis genomic window:
- a CDS encoding histidine kinase dimerization/phosphoacceptor domain -containing protein, which translates to MSTRSEENHSLKNNLSNRAEEKRLEELYSYHILDTERDDDFDALATLAAKICGTAVAQINFIDEDSQWSKSCIGAEMDRIPREHSFCDHTIRHDEDMIVPDMLEDERFKGNLFVENDPNVRFYAGIAIKSENRHNIGTICVIDVEPKELNEHQLDSLKILAKEIEVRLKLRKTNIQLEESNQQLNQTATFLKNSADLMFLIDPKLFKIREINRDVIKLLGYHPHELQDQPLSVLKPGQVFLEELNHWAGSDLEKFEFECRLQSKNSDKTWFNVQITKVDELWYATARQIEKRKQIEEKHRDTLKILKNAQRIAKVGNWAWYPQTGELIWSGEIHHLMGTDPDNYSPSIKTFMQMIPEEDRHILENTIQRIIGGGSIEHFEHRVVRKDGQLIYVTQRGEIERNEHGEAVKVIGILQDITESKQAEEKILESLKEKEVMLAEIHHRVKNNLSIIIGMLQLEEFNTDNLQASEIMNSIISRIRSMALVHENLYQTATFTYVPFDKLIEDLIKTTLKSNHYSNNPNIVIEADDVCLNINQAIPFALAVNQLIYLCFSEYENQIIFSLSDKGQSVELRIQAEGESFFSKLTENESNSVNLFKTLLTQFKGSYMINNSKSAGQLLISFDKSDNKGSSAGNFSG; encoded by the coding sequence ATGTCTACCCGCTCAGAAGAAAATCACTCTTTAAAAAATAACCTATCCAACAGAGCTGAAGAAAAACGGCTTGAGGAGCTCTATAGCTATCATATCCTCGATACTGAACGGGATGATGATTTTGATGCATTGGCTACACTGGCAGCCAAAATTTGCGGTACTGCCGTTGCGCAGATCAATTTTATAGACGAGGATAGTCAGTGGTCGAAGTCGTGTATAGGCGCAGAAATGGACAGAATACCCCGGGAGCACTCCTTTTGTGATCATACGATCCGTCATGATGAAGATATGATTGTCCCCGACATGCTTGAAGATGAGCGTTTTAAAGGGAATTTGTTTGTTGAGAATGATCCCAACGTTCGATTCTATGCCGGAATAGCTATAAAAAGTGAGAACAGGCACAACATTGGCACGATCTGCGTCATTGATGTGGAACCAAAAGAGCTAAATGAACATCAGCTCGATTCACTCAAAATTTTAGCGAAAGAGATTGAAGTTCGCTTAAAATTAAGGAAGACCAATATTCAGCTTGAAGAAAGTAATCAGCAGCTCAATCAAACGGCCACCTTTTTAAAGAATAGTGCAGATCTGATGTTTCTCATCGACCCAAAACTTTTTAAAATCAGAGAGATCAACCGGGATGTTATCAAGCTGCTTGGATATCATCCGCACGAACTGCAAGATCAACCCCTATCCGTTTTGAAGCCGGGCCAGGTTTTTCTTGAAGAGTTAAATCATTGGGCTGGTAGTGATCTCGAAAAATTTGAATTCGAGTGCAGGCTCCAATCCAAAAACAGCGACAAAACCTGGTTTAACGTTCAAATCACCAAAGTGGATGAACTTTGGTACGCAACAGCCCGGCAGATCGAGAAAAGAAAACAGATTGAAGAAAAACACCGGGACACCCTTAAGATTTTAAAAAATGCACAGAGAATTGCCAAAGTGGGCAACTGGGCCTGGTACCCGCAAACCGGCGAGTTGATTTGGTCGGGTGAAATTCATCATCTGATGGGAACCGATCCTGATAACTATTCTCCCTCTATTAAAACTTTCATGCAGATGATACCTGAGGAGGATCGTCATATTTTAGAGAATACCATCCAGCGAATAATAGGTGGTGGCTCTATTGAGCATTTTGAGCATCGCGTTGTAAGAAAAGACGGTCAGCTAATTTATGTTACGCAAAGAGGTGAAATTGAGCGCAATGAACATGGCGAAGCTGTAAAAGTTATCGGAATTCTTCAGGATATCACCGAATCGAAACAAGCCGAAGAGAAAATCCTTGAGTCGCTGAAAGAGAAAGAGGTGATGCTTGCAGAGATTCATCACAGGGTGAAAAATAATTTATCGATCATCATTGGCATGCTTCAGCTCGAAGAATTTAACACCGACAATCTTCAAGCCTCTGAGATTATGAATTCAATTATATCCAGAATTCGCTCCATGGCGCTTGTTCATGAGAATCTCTATCAAACTGCAACATTTACCTATGTACCATTCGATAAGCTGATAGAAGATCTGATCAAGACCACGTTAAAATCCAATCACTACTCTAACAATCCAAATATAGTTATTGAAGCGGATGATGTTTGCCTGAACATAAATCAGGCCATTCCTTTTGCCCTGGCTGTCAATCAGCTTATCTACCTCTGCTTCAGTGAATATGAAAACCAAATCATCTTCAGCCTGAGCGATAAAGGCCAATCTGTAGAGTTACGTATTCAGGCTGAAGGAGAATCTTTTTTTAGTAAACTGACCGAAAATGAGAGCAATTCTGTAAATCTTTTCAAAACTCTGCTCACGCAGTTTAAGGGATCATACATGATCAATAACTCCAAAAGTGCCGGTCAGCTTCTGATCTCTTTTGATAAATCCGATAATAAAGGTTCATCAGCCGGAAACTTCTCCGGATAG
- a CDS encoding TonB-dependent receptor plug domain-containing protein, with amino-acid sequence MKKIILVFSLTVLFPQLILAQLTAELDSISVTSSRITTSISESGKSVSVITQREIEAMPVTSVDELMRSIPGININARQGFGVQADVGMRGSTFSQVLFMLDNVPLNDPLTAHFNANIPVSLGEIGQIEIIRGPSSASFGADAVGGVVHIKTKMYMQREVSRNGELLSYADADLAYGENNLRIGDLSFELQNNRWRMSTSLRGVYSDGEQLQNPGFDAGVSDQAQYDNYFELANISTSLSYRMNNNWSAYIRGGLDERDFSARYFYTRSEFDESVEQISSRWALAAITRDSGQHRSEMNVSYRNVNDIFDFNSRIGSPVNEHTTDQIFLNLSHQIDLGNFGRSSISDSRIMIGTQLLNKQIESTDRGDHDDRMGGIYAIGSLGWENGLSITASTRLQFDTQNDPELLPQLSMAYNRDKITIRSSMGRAIRIGDFTERFISSEIENLAPLRNIGNPDLKPERSWTYDLGMDWRPTHQTLISPTLFYRTSSNLIDYSLTNSSNINNADNLQPDEDYFYTMNIASSSAAGFELLASQRYRLNSTYSLRTEAGYTYIRTSGNEDEVSKYIANHPKHQLSFTVDAEAGRFRVTSESSYRVRSGETADLISGEVPGDYFVTNLKLQYSPSKIPVSAYVQALNLTNTQYQEILGPPMPGRWMMGGLKVRIR; translated from the coding sequence ATGAAAAAAATTATACTCGTTTTTTCTCTGACCGTTCTGTTCCCTCAACTGATTTTGGCACAGCTGACAGCCGAACTCGACTCTATCTCTGTCACGTCATCTCGAATTACGACATCCATCTCTGAAAGTGGCAAAAGTGTATCCGTCATTACGCAGAGGGAAATCGAAGCTATGCCGGTAACCTCGGTTGATGAGCTCATGCGCTCCATTCCCGGTATCAACATCAATGCAAGGCAGGGATTTGGGGTTCAGGCGGATGTTGGCATGCGTGGCAGCACGTTTTCACAAGTTCTTTTTATGCTTGATAATGTACCGCTGAACGATCCTCTAACGGCCCATTTCAATGCAAATATTCCGGTGTCGCTGGGGGAAATTGGACAGATTGAGATCATTCGGGGACCTTCCAGTGCGTCATTCGGTGCAGACGCAGTGGGTGGCGTGGTTCACATCAAAACCAAAATGTATATGCAGCGGGAAGTTTCCCGAAACGGAGAGCTTCTCTCCTATGCGGATGCAGATCTGGCCTACGGCGAAAATAATCTTCGAATCGGCGACCTCTCTTTTGAACTCCAGAACAACCGATGGAGAATGAGTACATCTTTGCGCGGAGTCTACTCTGATGGCGAACAGCTTCAAAACCCCGGATTTGATGCCGGTGTGTCGGATCAAGCTCAATACGACAACTATTTTGAGCTGGCGAACATCAGCACCTCACTATCTTATCGAATGAATAACAACTGGTCTGCATACATTCGCGGCGGACTGGATGAACGCGATTTCAGTGCACGATATTTTTATACCCGAAGTGAGTTTGATGAGTCGGTTGAACAAATCTCGAGTAGGTGGGCCCTGGCTGCCATTACACGTGATAGCGGACAGCACAGATCGGAAATGAATGTCTCCTACCGCAATGTAAACGACATTTTTGATTTTAACTCCCGTATCGGATCACCGGTAAATGAACACACAACGGATCAAATTTTTCTCAACCTTTCTCATCAAATTGATCTGGGGAATTTCGGCCGTTCCTCGATTTCGGATTCCCGGATAATGATCGGAACTCAACTGCTCAATAAACAGATTGAGAGTACAGACCGGGGAGATCATGATGATCGAATGGGCGGAATATATGCGATTGGATCGTTGGGCTGGGAAAATGGACTCAGCATAACGGCCAGCACGCGTCTTCAGTTTGATACACAGAATGATCCTGAACTGCTTCCTCAACTCAGCATGGCGTATAACAGAGACAAAATAACAATCAGAAGTTCAATGGGACGCGCCATACGGATTGGTGATTTTACTGAACGGTTCATCTCTTCTGAAATTGAAAATCTTGCCCCGCTGCGTAACATCGGGAATCCCGATTTGAAACCGGAACGCTCATGGACCTATGACCTTGGGATGGACTGGAGGCCCACGCATCAAACATTGATCTCTCCCACTCTTTTTTACAGAACTTCCTCAAATCTGATTGACTATTCACTTACAAATTCATCCAACATCAACAACGCGGATAATCTGCAGCCGGATGAAGATTACTTCTACACCATGAATATTGCATCCAGCAGTGCTGCCGGATTTGAACTACTGGCATCGCAGCGATATCGATTGAATTCAACATACTCCCTGCGAACAGAAGCCGGCTATACCTACATCCGAACAAGCGGAAATGAAGATGAAGTCTCCAAGTACATCGCAAATCATCCAAAGCACCAGCTCTCATTTACGGTGGATGCGGAAGCCGGAAGATTCCGCGTAACTTCAGAATCATCATACCGGGTCCGTTCCGGAGAAACGGCTGATCTAATTAGTGGCGAAGTGCCCGGAGACTATTTTGTTACCAATTTGAAGCTGCAATACTCACCTTCCAAAATACCGGTTTCAGCGTATGTTCAGGCTCTGAATTTGACTAATACTCAGTACCAGGAAATTCTCGGTCCGCCAATGCCCGGCCGATGGATGATGGGTGGATTGAAAGTGCGGATAAGGTAA